CGGGTGTAGTTCGATTTAACTTTTTAGGCGCGCTGCTAACAAAGTCGCAGTGGCCATGAAGATTTCCAATCTGCGCTAGGAGTGGcaagtgaagaagaagaagcatcaATTTGTAGTCCAGAGAAGTTACATCGCTTTAGTTTAGAGTTTTGGATGCAAAACAACTCTCGCGTATTTGTAGTGAAAAAGTATCCTGTTAGTATTCGGCCAGTCTCTTGTCGACGCATTTCTTGTTTCAGAGTTTTCAACTCTCTCGTATTTACTATACTTATTGTGTGTCTACATAGCTAATACTTAGTTTAAAAGCTTCATGTTTCGCAAACGCTTATTATTAATCAAGTTTATTAATACTAAAGAAAACATTCTTGGTTCATGTGATACGTAAAATAGAAAGGCTAACGtcgtagtataaaattctaaaagaatctacgacttggtctggaataaactggtgtTTGATCGGCATATGGACAAGCGGTACGGCAATGGATAAGGACTTGTGACTCGGTGACACTCCTCCATAGATTCCTATCGGTAGGGCGTTAATGCCCAAAATCGGTGTACCTATATATGAGTTTAGAGGTACACATTAGTCAGGTTTATTTTCTGTCATACAAACTAGATGGCAGTTGGTAGCAAGCTCACTCTGTAAAGTGGAAAATTTGCTTAAGAATGATCTTTTGTTTCTCTGAGTCCGTCTTTAATTCTGGACTTGATGAGATTCGATTAAAACATGTGAAAGGAAAGAGTAGACTGTGAGAAGGAGAAGtattttaaagtacataatacAAAATTCAGATACACAAGATGAACTCGTATTACAGAGGTAAGCAGTGgattaatatttaattactttatctttataaTCGAAAGTTTTTGTTATAATACAAAGCAGCACAATAAAAGATTTACAATATACTTATAGATATATTCTATCTCTCTTTATTTATCTGTTTTAGGATTAACAAACTCCAAACCATACTTTTCTCCGTTTCTAGCCAAGCACTCGAGGATCTTCTTCCCAATTTGACATTCAGGCAATTGTTTATTATCTAATTCTTTCTCACAAACCTTCCCCAGTTCATTTAACTTCGCTATCTTTGCTTCATCGCCTTTCATTGCTTTTGTAAGAGAAGTCACCATTCCAGACCTGAcgaactttccgttttccatgatACCTGCTCCTTCAAATAGGCAGTCCATGAGGCAAAGACCTGTTTTAGTAGTTGGGATTTTTCTCTCTCTTAAAGTTTCGAAATCCTCCTTCGTTGCGCCGGTTTTAGAGCGACAGTTCCCCAGTAATATGTTGGTAGTTTGCCGGATTTTGTCTCCGATGAATGAGGCTTCTGTGGAGCTGTCCATGATAAAAAGCAGAAGAACAGCtgcaaaaaaacatattattatatagataataaattatgtaatattaataatataagccAGGGTAAGACAAATGTAACAATACAAAACCATACCATAGAAAATGTTGAACATAATATATAGGTATCTGAGCCGTATCATTAAACTGGGACAACTAAATCAAGATTCTGAAATTAAAAGAACAATAAACCTGGCATTGACCGTTTAACGATATATTAGTGTATATCTTGAAAAACACGTCCAATCCTATAAGCGGATACAGGGGAGGGGGTCAACGGATCCATGGACCCCCTAtcgtatttagtctataagtatttttttattatttttttctgttaactctaaactttaagccatcagtacaacactaaattacacgacaaccgcttccaaagaattgaaagaagccataaaatctaataaaacacccttctctgaaaaataatctgcaggcgcatttgtttgggtaccggtgaaCCATAAACAACGAAAATAtgtttctcaattcaaagaataacaaaaatgatattttaaaatgcaaatatattACACTGGGTACTGGGTAtaaaaccttatctcatgaaaagtcacgtttgaAATTtacgatacaataaagatatcacattgcaaaaaaatgatactttaggtacgaatattcaaaaataagctacattcatcatcatataatgatcaataatcaccattcatcataaaattcattcaaagttcaaaatcgtgtacatatttaaaaaatgtattttctcggctttctaggtattatagagcacttttcttcatttttttaaatccaaagtaactcgagtagagccgtctaactaacgcaatactaaatatcaaggatgctttagttttgttataaggaattaatttatttataataaaataaaactgcatattttttcctgttgtagactttttaaaaaaacttaccacacgtgtacctattaacgttcaaaatacaaatattcttatttgaaagctgtataattgtttaaacaagtttaaaatttttgttataaaaaataatagttacaagatattaacatttataaattactgcaaaaataagggttttttgcaattatctccaattgtttatgtatttcaaattagaaactattaagatctagaatatttattcgaaacatttttctctaaaatctacaaggaatgttttataggcaaaagcatgattttttacactttataatcgtttaaaaacaaaacaatgtcggatattgaagcaattgagaacgaaaaaaatttttaatgttctttagttatgtcgaaatactgtaagttaaaaaggtacaaaataaatttctcctgttttaagattttaatataaatactatttttagtttggaattatcttctatatcaaaataagccacaatccttcagtattcactattcagattcaggtagatacattttactcccaaaatcataatataaaaggacaaaggactggtcataaaattgatattGGTAAATCCATATAAATCCGTATCTGCTGGTTCGCACATTGTGTTACAAGCTTGTAAAAgcaattcaagaattcttgaaaattgactaatataaactctgttgccaaatctatccgctaaaaaaattttctatacTCCGTCTACCGAACAGACGGAGTTATCACATGAATAAATcacaatatttcttcaaaataccATAACGCACTCCCTTTTACACAATACCGATAACAAGGTATTCGGTATTATTGGTGTTATCGATATTGTGTAAAAGGGAGTgcgttaagatattttgaaaaaatattgtgATTTATTCACGTGGTATTCGATAAACAGAgtataataattttgattttccggtagaaaaaaaaatcggcagattaatttaaaaattaagaattttgatttttctgtAGAAAAAAAGGAAAATTAGGTAGATCGGTAGATTTGACAGGTATTCGGTAGATCTGCCGAAAAATCGGTAGCTGTGGTATCActgtatttgaggtaagtctgccccccccccattatgaatttctagatccgcgcctgagTATAACACATGCATAATATGTACCTACCAGTTTAAACCTACAGCTTGGCGTTCACAGCCCTTACCAGAATCTCTGCAGAAAAACTAGAAAAAACACAAGGGGCAATGGAAGGAGTCATGCTTGAAATATCACTGAGAGATAAGATCAGAAACACCGAGATAAGACAGAACGAAGATCAGGGATATCGTgaaggaaattaaaaaaatgaaatggCTCTGGGCCGGTCACATAGCTAGTTATAATGATAACAGGTGCACGTGCACACGAAGAATCCTAGAATGAATACCAAGGAGGCGGACAGCATAAGACAACCTCAAAAGAGGTGGGTAGAACAAGTAAGAGCAGTGGCAGGCAAATAGTGGATTAAATCGGCGCAAGGTAGAGAAAGATGGAAACAATTATTGGGAGAGACCTACATTCGGGAGTTGATGGAAAATGGTTGACGAAGAACTGAAAGTActcatttatataattttatactCATTTGTATTTCTCAAATAAATACTTAGACCAGTATGGATGTATGGTTGCCAACTCTGGGGCTGTGCCAATTCAAGTAATATTCAGAGTATCCAGAGATTCCAGAATAAAGTATTACGGAACATCGTTGATGCTCCTTCGTATATCCGAAACGTCGACCTCCACAAGGATCTTGAGATGGAAGATGTAGACAAagtcatcaagaagatggcaggtagtcacgaacaacggctccatagtcatgtaaacatcgaggccatccagctcctcgataatactgggctagaaagaagactcaaatgaagaaaaccatttgagttagtgtaaagtgTTAGTGTAAAAGCACTAACATAGTGTTGTATTgtgtgttagttttagttttaaaatttcatacttgttaaaaaaaaataagaggacaccatagggttaagatcttagattatgtatcatttagtaatataagttaaagaagaactgataattggtcaactgatgaccagatttcagtagtctaaacacaacttgtgtttaataaaaaaaaaaaattgtatttctaaaacatttttttagattattttatttcaattttattaattaaatacacacacccaaacttatatggaatcatctgatatttcttattatttcgcgcgaatttaaaaaaacaaacacacgaagtcagacaatatttattttaaagcaatttaataacaaatacataacaattaaataaaacaataaagtatttaacaaacaaattgaaactacttgttttaaagtcaatagcataaaaaatttcaatgtttaaataatttttattttttttttgtttattttttggtagtcagtgttatcacctctaatccttatgcaagcttgtttgcgtgggcacgcttctaatcaa
This genomic window from Diabrotica virgifera virgifera chromosome 1, PGI_DIABVI_V3a contains:
- the LOC114325235 gene encoding uncharacterized protein LOC114325235 isoform X2 produces the protein MKIAVLLLFIMDSSTEASFIGDKIRQTTNILLGNCRSKTGATKEDFETLRERKIPTTKTGLCLMDCLFEGAGIMENGKFVRSGMVTSLTKAMKGDEAKIAKLNELGKVCEKELDNKQLPECQIGKKILECLARNGEKYGLEFVNPKTDK
- the LOC114325235 gene encoding uncharacterized protein LOC114325235 isoform X1 → MWALKILVAVLLLFIMDSSTEASFIGDKIRQTTNILLGNCRSKTGATKEDFETLRERKIPTTKTGLCLMDCLFEGAGIMENGKFVRSGMVTSLTKAMKGDEAKIAKLNELGKVCEKELDNKQLPECQIGKKILECLARNGEKYGLEFVNPKTDK